In one window of Anaerolineales bacterium DNA:
- a CDS encoding GGDEF domain-containing protein encodes MINNYLDEFLLRNDPESRHFRSRLTRSVFIGFYTVLGIWLIADIVFTFVLSDRSTSAMAIDLAIIFILAASGALSYRTMNQGNVDRAAMILSALILILTLICTLLFPQQIYILSVAYLVGILLAGITQGGKSAFIFAGLSFAAISIAWWRVYLMYGELDPLFDGPIGVFFIIGQATLYFGFAGILQSLADYIRETVERLSAQTEQLTQMALTDPLTGLSNRRHILDQMEREFTRARRYRRPLSLVFIDMDGFKPINDHFGHIFGDDILRGAAVSLSGVLRSTDLLARIGGDEFAILLPETTIGGAQGVVTKLRKALSAYSRHLGASIPRVGPASPFQFHKKEPSPELRSVMRVE; translated from the coding sequence GTGATCAACAATTACCTCGATGAATTTCTCCTGCGAAACGACCCTGAGAGCCGTCACTTTCGCTCGAGACTGACCCGATCCGTCTTTATCGGTTTCTACACGGTCCTCGGTATATGGTTGATCGCAGACATCGTGTTTACATTCGTGCTCTCGGATCGCTCCACATCTGCGATGGCCATCGACCTGGCCATTATCTTCATTCTCGCTGCAAGCGGCGCATTGTCATACAGAACTATGAATCAGGGGAATGTGGATCGCGCGGCCATGATCTTGTCCGCGCTCATCCTCATCCTCACGCTGATCTGTACGCTTCTATTTCCCCAACAAATCTACATTCTCAGCGTCGCATATCTGGTGGGCATTCTACTGGCCGGCATTACGCAAGGCGGCAAGTCGGCCTTCATTTTTGCGGGTCTTTCATTCGCCGCCATCAGCATCGCCTGGTGGCGGGTTTATTTAATGTACGGGGAATTGGATCCGCTTTTCGATGGCCCGATTGGTGTGTTCTTCATCATCGGCCAGGCGACGCTGTATTTTGGCTTCGCCGGCATTCTGCAATCGCTGGCGGATTACATCCGGGAGACGGTCGAACGCTTATCCGCCCAAACCGAACAATTGACCCAAATGGCGCTCACCGATCCGCTGACCGGTCTTTCAAACCGCCGCCACATTCTCGATCAAATGGAGCGGGAATTCACCCGCGCGAGACGTTATCGCCGCCCGCTCAGCCTGGTTTTCATCGACATGGATGGTTTCAAACCGATCAACGACCACTTTGGGCACATCTTCGGCGATGATATTCTGCGCGGCGCCGCCGTATCTCTTTCCGGCGTGCTGCGCTCGACAGACTTGTTGGCTCGTATCGGCGGTGACGAATTCGCCATCCTGCTGCCCGAGACCACGATCGGCGGCGCGCAGGGAGTGGTGACGAAACTGCGCAAGGCGCTTTCAGCGTACAGCCGGCATTTGGGCGCATCGATTCCTCGAGTTGGACCAGCTTCCCCTTTTCAATTCCACAAGAAGGAACCCTCGCCGGAATTGAGGTCCGTGATGCGAGTGGAATGA
- a CDS encoding secondary thiamine-phosphate synthase enzyme YjbQ has translation MVHSAYVQVSTRGHADMHDITRDVAQALADTGVRNGLVTVFTASSTSALTTIEYESGALADLKRTLDEIAPPNRDYKHNLRWGDGNGHSHLRAALMKPSLSIPVIDGRMTLGTWQQILFIDFDVRPRQRELVIQIIGDDE, from the coding sequence ATGGTACATAGTGCTTACGTCCAGGTTTCCACCCGCGGTCATGCCGACATGCACGATATCACCCGAGATGTCGCGCAGGCATTGGCGGATACCGGCGTACGAAACGGCTTGGTCACGGTGTTCACGGCTTCTTCGACGAGCGCGCTCACGACGATCGAGTACGAAAGCGGCGCTCTGGCAGACTTGAAGCGCACCCTGGATGAGATCGCGCCTCCGAATCGCGACTACAAACACAATCTTCGTTGGGGAGACGGCAACGGCCATTCCCATCTGCGCGCTGCGTTGATGAAACCGTCGCTCTCCATACCCGTCATCGACGGCCGCATGACCCTGGGAACCTGGCAGCAGATCCTGTTCATCGACTTCGACGTACGGCCCAGGCAGCGTGAACTTGTGATACAAATCATAGGAGACGATGAGTAG